One Ignavibacterium album JCM 16511 genomic region harbors:
- a CDS encoding alpha/beta fold hydrolase produces MKKLIILSVLLIQSTSLIFSQSILDDSEQKYKIIGDFLTESNETIKDCKLGFRTFGTVNSDSSNIILYCTWFGGNSEAIGRLIRKYQFIDTTRYFIIAVDALGNGVSSSPSNYPAKFPEITIKDMINAQYTFLKNHFNLKKVFAIIGGSMGSMQALQWSVTYPDFAKKIIAYVPSPKLSSYDMLWINTQIKLIETLRKNKSSEREIKTLSDMMTALYSRTSDYIAENIKPEKFDEYLNSFNKEPDKIFTIDNYLSQIKAILKFDISKDFEGDLNKAANQIRSKLFMIISKRDMMVNPTYSYQLADMTGCRTLILDNNCGHLAVTCEIDKVRKSIDDFLKD; encoded by the coding sequence ATGAAGAAATTAATCATTCTCTCAGTTCTGCTTATTCAATCAACTTCTTTAATTTTTAGCCAATCAATATTAGATGATTCGGAACAAAAGTATAAGATTATAGGAGACTTTCTCACCGAATCAAATGAAACAATAAAAGATTGTAAACTCGGTTTCAGAACATTCGGAACAGTTAATTCTGATTCATCTAATATAATTTTATACTGTACCTGGTTCGGTGGTAATTCAGAGGCAATTGGAAGACTTATCCGAAAATATCAGTTTATTGACACAACGAGATACTTTATCATTGCTGTTGATGCTTTGGGAAACGGAGTATCATCCTCACCATCGAATTATCCTGCTAAGTTTCCTGAAATAACTATTAAGGATATGATTAATGCTCAATATACTTTTCTCAAAAATCATTTCAATCTAAAAAAAGTTTTTGCCATAATTGGCGGTTCAATGGGAAGTATGCAGGCACTTCAATGGTCAGTAACTTATCCGGATTTTGCGAAGAAAATTATTGCTTATGTTCCTTCACCAAAACTTTCATCTTACGATATGTTATGGATAAATACACAAATAAAATTAATAGAAACTTTGCGAAAGAATAAATCTTCGGAAAGGGAAATCAAGACTCTTAGTGATATGATGACAGCACTGTATTCAAGAACCTCCGACTACATTGCCGAGAATATAAAACCCGAAAAGTTTGATGAATATCTTAACTCATTTAACAAAGAGCCGGATAAAATTTTTACAATAGATAATTATCTTTCACAAATCAAAGCGATTTTAAAATTTGATATAAGTAAAGATTTCGAAGGCGATTTAAATAAAGCTGCCAATCAGATTAGAAGTAAGTTATTTATGATAATTTCAAAAAGAGATATGATGGTAAATCCAACTTATTCATATCAGCTTGCCGATATGACTGGGTGCAGAACACTAATATTAGATAATAACTGCGGTCATCTGGCAGTAACTTGTGAAATTGATAAAGTGAGAAAATCGATAGATGATTTTCTTAAAGATTAG
- a CDS encoding MerR family transcriptional regulator, whose protein sequence is MKDLSIKKLYYSISEVSKLTGIEQYILRYWETEFEQLKPQKNRAGNRIYTNKDIQLILYIKNLLRERKYTIEGAKKILENYSSEKLTEEQPQTIETEVVKSKVEEVNPGTRDKQVLKKDLEELKNLLEFFLAKL, encoded by the coding sequence ATGAAAGATTTATCAATTAAAAAATTATATTATTCGATTAGTGAAGTAAGTAAACTTACCGGAATCGAGCAATATATTCTCAGATATTGGGAAACGGAATTTGAACAATTGAAACCACAAAAAAACAGAGCAGGCAACAGAATTTATACAAATAAGGATATTCAACTAATTCTTTACATAAAAAATCTTTTACGTGAAAGAAAATATACCATAGAAGGTGCAAAGAAAATTTTAGAAAATTATTCCTCAGAAAAACTAACTGAAGAACAGCCGCAGACAATTGAAACTGAAGTTGTCAAATCTAAAGTTGAAGAAGTAAATCCGGGGACAAGAGATAAACAAGTATTAAAAAAAGACCTTGAAGAATTAAAAAATTTACTCGAATTTTTCTTAGCAAAATTATAA
- a CDS encoding type II 3-dehydroquinate dehydratase — protein sequence MKILILNGPNLNLIAQRDKSNYGGKDFNIILEELKKEFQDVIFSYFQSNSEGELIDKIHEASKIYDGLIINPGGYAHTSVAIKDALEICKIPKIEVHLSNLAQREDFRQNLLTASSCDGYISGLKDLGYYLAVIAVKRLNSERSYT from the coding sequence ATGAAAATACTGATATTAAATGGTCCTAACTTAAACCTGATTGCTCAAAGAGATAAATCAAATTATGGTGGAAAAGATTTTAATATCATTCTTGAAGAACTTAAAAAAGAATTTCAGGATGTTATTTTTTCATACTTCCAGTCGAATTCCGAGGGTGAACTTATTGATAAAATTCACGAAGCTTCAAAAATTTATGATGGATTGATAATAAATCCAGGAGGATATGCTCATACTTCTGTAGCAATTAAAGATGCATTGGAAATTTGCAAAATTCCAAAGATTGAAGTTCATTTATCTAATCTGGCTCAAAGAGAAGACTTCAGACAAAATTTATTAACTGCCTCAAGTTGTGATGGTTATATTTCCGGATTGAAAGACCTTGGATATTATTTAGCAGTAATTGCCGTCAAAAGGTTGAATTCCGAAAGATCATATACCTAA
- the nadB gene encoding L-aspartate oxidase, protein MKTDVLIIGSGIAGLFAALKISDFADVIVVTKKEKAESNTNYAQGGIASVIDQHDSFEKHIEDTLIAGAGLCRRESVELMVKEGPERIKDLIEIGTQFTKKDDGFDLAREGGHSMPRILHAKDFTGKEIERALIEAVSRRKNIQVLENFVAIDLLTEHNLNLNQSIRLENQNCWGAYLLNCLNNQVIKITAKATILATGGLGQVYLHTTNPKIATGDGFAMAYRAGVKLGNMEFIQFHPTALYGSANLPEFDSRSFLISEAVRGFGGILRTKNGEEFMHKYDERKELAPRDIVARSIDSELKRSGDEFVYLDITHKSSDEIIDHFPNIYNTCLKFGIDITKQMIPVVPAAHYACGGIVVDINSRSSLNGLYACGEVSMTGVHGANRLASNSLLEAIVFSYRAAKDIKQFLSYYKEAIPDFPDWDDSGTLTYDEKVLVTHNIKEVKHTMWDYVGIVRSNERLRRAQKRISMLFEENEILYKKTKIFQTILEARNLIACAHVIIKSAQKRKESRGLHFNIDYPESDPQYLRDTILENKNY, encoded by the coding sequence ATGAAAACCGATGTTTTAATAATTGGCAGCGGCATTGCCGGACTTTTCGCAGCTTTGAAAATTTCTGACTTTGCTGATGTAATTGTTGTTACCAAAAAGGAAAAAGCTGAATCGAATACAAATTATGCTCAGGGTGGAATTGCTTCTGTTATTGATCAACACGATTCATTTGAGAAGCATATTGAAGACACTTTGATAGCCGGAGCTGGTCTTTGCAGAAGAGAATCAGTAGAATTAATGGTGAAAGAAGGTCCGGAAAGAATTAAAGATTTAATTGAGATTGGCACTCAATTCACAAAAAAAGATGATGGATTTGATCTAGCCAGAGAAGGTGGTCATTCTATGCCGAGAATTCTTCACGCAAAGGATTTTACCGGAAAAGAAATTGAACGAGCGTTAATCGAGGCAGTATCTCGAAGAAAAAATATTCAGGTACTTGAAAATTTTGTAGCAATAGATTTATTGACCGAACATAATTTGAATTTGAACCAAAGCATCCGGTTAGAAAATCAGAATTGCTGGGGAGCTTACCTACTTAATTGTCTGAACAATCAAGTAATAAAAATTACTGCCAAAGCTACAATTTTGGCCACTGGTGGATTAGGACAAGTTTATCTTCATACAACAAATCCAAAGATTGCTACAGGAGATGGTTTTGCAATGGCTTACAGAGCAGGAGTTAAATTAGGAAATATGGAATTCATCCAATTTCACCCAACAGCATTATATGGCTCAGCAAATTTACCTGAATTCGATTCAAGATCTTTTTTAATCTCAGAAGCTGTAAGAGGTTTCGGAGGAATTCTCCGAACCAAAAATGGCGAAGAGTTTATGCATAAATACGATGAACGAAAAGAACTTGCCCCACGAGATATAGTCGCTAGATCAATTGATAGTGAATTAAAGAGATCAGGTGATGAATTCGTCTATCTTGATATAACTCATAAAAGTTCAGATGAAATAATTGATCACTTTCCTAATATTTACAATACTTGTTTAAAGTTTGGTATTGACATAACTAAACAAATGATTCCTGTTGTTCCAGCCGCTCATTATGCTTGCGGAGGAATAGTAGTAGATATAAATAGCCGTTCTTCATTGAATGGGCTTTATGCTTGTGGAGAAGTTTCGATGACTGGTGTTCACGGAGCAAACAGACTAGCAAGTAATTCATTGCTTGAAGCGATTGTATTTTCTTACAGAGCTGCAAAAGATATAAAACAGTTTTTGTCATATTATAAAGAGGCAATCCCGGATTTTCCTGATTGGGATGACTCAGGCACTCTTACTTATGATGAGAAGGTTTTAGTAACTCACAACATTAAAGAAGTCAAACATACAATGTGGGATTATGTTGGAATTGTCCGTTCAAATGAAAGACTTCGTCGTGCACAGAAAAGAATTTCTATGCTTTTTGAAGAAAATGAAATACTTTACAAAAAGACAAAAATTTTTCAAACTATTCTGGAAGCAAGAAATCTCATAGCTTGCGCACATGTTATCATTAAGTCAGCTCAAAAGAGGAAGGAAAGCAGAGGATTACATTTTAATATAGATTATCCGGAATCTGATCCACAATACCTCAGAGATACGATATTAGAAAACAAAAACTATTAA
- a CDS encoding YIP1 family protein, translating to MSYRNEIPCSNCGSLNFDFEYKCKNCKSFLRERIVNIDLGETLLRLIDSPSEAFYKIKFSEHKNYVLFIALLLSIRFLIISRFISVPFVHNEIELSLLLSLGISILLTFIVLMLISFISSKIFALKKIKTRFRDIFSVITYSFVPSLLSIFILFPIELVFYGEYLFSNNPYPYQIKESIFYFLLILEILMILWSIFLLTIGLNVFLKSRFLSFILSISIWIIILVALFIQSKIFLIH from the coding sequence TTGAGTTACAGAAACGAAATACCTTGCTCTAATTGTGGAAGTCTGAATTTTGACTTTGAATACAAATGCAAAAATTGTAAATCATTCCTTCGCGAAAGAATCGTAAACATTGACTTAGGGGAAACACTACTAAGATTAATTGACAGTCCATCAGAAGCCTTTTACAAAATAAAATTTTCTGAACATAAGAATTATGTATTGTTTATAGCTTTATTACTTTCGATACGATTTTTAATCATCTCGAGATTTATTTCTGTCCCTTTTGTACATAATGAAATTGAGTTGAGTTTATTATTGTCACTTGGAATTTCAATTCTACTTACATTTATAGTACTGATGTTAATCTCGTTCATATCTTCAAAAATTTTTGCACTTAAAAAAATTAAAACCAGATTCAGAGATATATTTTCAGTAATAACATATTCATTCGTTCCGAGTTTATTATCAATATTTATATTGTTTCCTATAGAGTTAGTATTTTATGGTGAATATCTTTTTTCTAACAATCCTTATCCTTATCAGATAAAAGAAAGCATTTTTTATTTTTTACTTATTCTCGAAATTCTAATGATTTTATGGTCTATATTTCTTTTGACAATTGGATTAAATGTTTTTTTGAAATCGAGATTTTTATCTTTTATACTTTCAATCTCAATATGGATTATAATATTAGTTGCACTATTCATTCAATCAAAAATTTTTTTAATTCATTAG
- a CDS encoding DUF5683 domain-containing protein — translation MNYSKSLIRLTVKIIFFFIIFSEFSHSQNAENNSLNPSLSDTTFQMTKSPWGAVARSAVIPGWGQFYNESYWKIPVIWGTAAWFVYNWIDNDKLYNDYKSLYQSTQNEYYRRLRNFYRDQRDNFTIYLGLLYLLNLIDAYVDAHLFDFNVNDDFGRNDFQINLRIKLN, via the coding sequence TTGAATTATTCGAAATCATTAATAAGACTTACAGTTAAGATAATTTTTTTCTTTATCATCTTTTCTGAATTTTCTCATTCACAGAATGCTGAAAATAATTCGTTAAATCCATCCTTATCAGATACAACTTTTCAAATGACGAAATCTCCCTGGGGCGCTGTTGCAAGAAGTGCTGTAATTCCTGGTTGGGGACAATTTTATAATGAATCTTACTGGAAAATTCCTGTCATCTGGGGAACTGCTGCCTGGTTTGTTTATAACTGGATAGATAATGATAAATTATACAATGATTACAAATCATTATATCAGTCAACTCAAAACGAATACTACAGAAGATTAAGAAATTTTTACAGAGATCAGCGGGATAACTTCACTATTTATTTGGGTTTACTTTATTTACTTAACTTAATCGATGCATATGTTGATGCACATTTATTTGATTTTAATGTGAACGATGATTTTGGAAGAAATGATTTTCAGATTAATCTTAGGATAAAACTCAATTGA
- a CDS encoding ParB/RepB/Spo0J family partition protein, translated as MKSSLGRGLDALINPNLIEDKSGEKVTDLSNIKLDDGKQVDILAKIAVDLISPNPFQPRTNFDTAALEELKKSILINGLIQPITVRRIQGKRYQLISGERRLRAFKDIGYKEIPAYIIKVESDEILLALALIENIQREHLNPIEVAKAYKRLMEECHLTQEEIAEKVGKDRTTIANTIRLLKLPERIQNALIKEEISMGHARALISLPNEQIQLFAFEKILKDGLSVRKVEKLAKSIGKKPSDSKKSDVISVGVNSYSNIHTHDLEDRLRRIFGTKVVCSQRKDGTGEIKIEFYSNDELERLLELFEIINKTYS; from the coding sequence ATGAAATCCAGTTTAGGAAGAGGACTTGATGCCCTTATCAATCCGAATTTAATCGAAGATAAGAGTGGTGAAAAAGTAACAGACCTTTCAAACATCAAACTTGATGATGGAAAACAGGTTGATATACTTGCTAAAATAGCTGTTGACCTGATATCACCAAATCCATTTCAACCAAGAACTAATTTTGATACCGCTGCACTCGAGGAATTAAAAAAATCAATTTTAATCAATGGATTAATTCAACCAATTACAGTGCGAAGAATTCAGGGCAAAAGATATCAATTAATTTCTGGTGAAAGAAGATTAAGAGCTTTTAAAGATATTGGTTATAAAGAAATTCCGGCTTATATTATAAAAGTTGAATCAGATGAGATTCTTCTTGCATTAGCTTTAATAGAAAATATTCAGCGGGAACATCTTAATCCCATTGAGGTTGCCAAAGCGTATAAACGACTGATGGAAGAATGCCATTTAACTCAGGAAGAAATTGCTGAAAAAGTTGGTAAAGATAGAACAACAATAGCAAATACAATTCGACTATTAAAATTACCTGAGAGAATTCAGAATGCTTTAATAAAAGAAGAAATATCTATGGGTCATGCAAGAGCTTTGATAAGTTTACCGAATGAACAGATTCAACTTTTTGCTTTCGAGAAAATATTAAAGGACGGTCTATCAGTAAGAAAAGTAGAGAAGCTTGCAAAATCCATTGGCAAAAAACCCTCAGATTCAAAAAAGTCAGATGTTATTTCGGTTGGTGTGAATTCGTACTCAAATATTCATACTCACGATCTTGAGGACAGATTGAGAAGAATTTTTGGAACCAAAGTGGTTTGTTCTCAGCGAAAAGATGGTACAGGCGAAATCAAAATCGAATTTTACTCAAACGATGAACTGGAAAGACTGCTTGAATTATTCGAAATCATTAATAAGACTTACAGTTAA
- a CDS encoding ParA family protein — MAKIISIANQKGGVGKTTTAINLSSLLAAAEKKTLLVDIDPQANSSSGLSVTNQQISVYDVLAGTKNINDVIINTFMPFLDLLPSNINLVGAEIELVDVEGREAKLKNALKEINTEYDFILIDCPPSLGLLTLNALTASDSVLIPVQCEYFALEGLGQLLNTINIVKKHFNPSLSIEGVLLTMFDTRLRLSHQVAEEVRKYFGDKVYNTVIHRNVRISEAPSYGKPIILYDAISSGAKNYMSLAAELLERNSIIVNNKQGNE, encoded by the coding sequence ATGGCAAAAATTATATCGATAGCAAATCAGAAAGGTGGAGTAGGGAAGACAACTACAGCAATTAATTTGTCTTCCCTACTTGCAGCTGCAGAAAAGAAAACTTTACTTGTAGATATTGATCCTCAGGCAAATTCATCTTCTGGATTAAGTGTTACAAATCAACAGATTTCCGTTTATGATGTATTAGCAGGCACAAAGAATATTAACGATGTTATAATCAATACCTTTATGCCTTTTTTAGATTTGCTACCATCTAATATAAATCTCGTTGGTGCAGAAATAGAATTAGTTGATGTTGAAGGTAGAGAAGCAAAATTGAAAAATGCCTTAAAAGAAATAAATACTGAATATGATTTTATCCTGATTGATTGCCCACCATCGTTGGGATTGCTTACACTAAATGCTTTAACAGCGTCTGATTCTGTCCTTATTCCTGTTCAATGTGAATACTTCGCATTGGAAGGACTAGGTCAACTTCTTAATACTATTAACATTGTTAAAAAGCATTTCAATCCATCTCTTTCAATAGAAGGTGTTTTACTTACAATGTTTGATACAAGATTAAGATTGTCTCATCAGGTTGCCGAAGAAGTGAGAAAATATTTTGGAGATAAAGTTTATAACACTGTCATTCACAGAAATGTCAGAATATCTGAGGCACCAAGTTATGGTAAACCAATAATACTGTATGATGCTATTTCTTCAGGTGCAAAAAACTATATGTCGCTTGCAGCAGAACTATTAGAAAGAAACTCAATAATTGTAAATAATAAACAAGGTAATGAGTAA
- a CDS encoding metal-dependent hydrolase produces the protein MKLKYFGHSAFQIKSGKHSILIDPFLDDNPVSKTKSNQVDADFIVLTHAHGDHLGDALKIAKRCNSLFITVNELAEWLKSKGMKAHNMHIGGSHQFDFGRVKFTIAHHGSITPDGQYAGEPAGVVLTVEGKNIYHTGDTGLFYDMKLIGEMNNPIEYMLCPIGDNFTMGITDAVKAVELVQPKNVVPMHYNTFGLIQADPEEFKAKVTAKGFNCRILNFGDEIDI, from the coding sequence ATGAAACTAAAATATTTTGGTCACTCGGCTTTTCAGATTAAATCAGGTAAGCATTCAATTCTTATCGATCCTTTTTTGGATGATAATCCCGTTAGTAAAACTAAGTCTAACCAGGTTGATGCTGATTTTATTGTTCTTACTCATGCTCATGGTGATCATCTCGGTGATGCATTAAAAATTGCAAAGAGATGTAACTCGCTTTTCATCACTGTAAATGAATTAGCAGAATGGCTTAAATCAAAAGGAATGAAAGCTCATAACATGCACATTGGAGGTTCCCATCAATTTGATTTTGGAAGAGTTAAGTTTACAATTGCACATCACGGTTCCATTACGCCTGATGGTCAATATGCCGGCGAGCCGGCAGGCGTTGTTCTTACTGTTGAAGGAAAAAACATTTATCACACAGGTGATACAGGTCTTTTCTATGATATGAAACTGATTGGTGAAATGAATAATCCGATTGAATATATGCTTTGTCCGATTGGAGATAATTTTACAATGGGAATTACAGATGCAGTTAAAGCTGTTGAACTGGTTCAACCAAAAAATGTAGTCCCGATGCATTATAACACTTTCGGTTTAATTCAAGCTGACCCTGAAGAATTCAAAGCTAAGGTTACTGCAAAAGGATTCAATTGCAGAATACTGAATTTTGGTGATGAGATTGATATATAG
- a CDS encoding CHAD domain-containing protein, whose translation MSKKKWKIEKLRYSKHLLKIANIILKNRLDNLLYFIDEYFKTNEIEPLHDVRIALRRVRYNMELFLVCYEKKLFMRLYNKIEKLQDLSGSVRDLDVFLENINSLKNENVPVSDQLEVKIREKRNLLQHEFEDELTKFIKSRTLKSFYKIIS comes from the coding sequence ATGTCAAAGAAAAAGTGGAAAATAGAAAAACTGCGCTACTCAAAACATTTGCTTAAAATTGCAAATATCATTCTCAAAAACAGATTAGATAATCTTTTATACTTTATAGATGAATATTTCAAAACAAATGAAATAGAACCTTTACACGATGTTAGAATAGCTCTGAGACGAGTTCGTTATAATATGGAATTATTTTTAGTCTGTTATGAAAAGAAATTATTTATGAGATTGTATAACAAAATTGAAAAACTTCAGGACTTATCGGGCTCTGTTCGTGATCTTGATGTCTTTCTTGAGAATATTAATTCGTTAAAGAATGAAAATGTTCCTGTAAGTGATCAACTTGAAGTTAAAATACGCGAAAAAAGAAATTTACTTCAGCATGAATTTGAAGATGAATTAACTAAATTCATTAAAAGCAGAACACTGAAATCATTTTATAAAATCATCTCATAA
- a CDS encoding glycosyltransferase family 2 protein, translating into MNSSERKIKIVAVIPFFNEKKFVFNVVRRTLNFVDFIIAIDDGSTDKSSDLLNDIERVILIRNEMNFGKGFALQKGFDKAVELKSDIIVTLDADEQHEPELIPLFIEGIKNYDIVIGNRLNNLRTMPLHRRLSNKLTSILLSKKLGVEIKDSQCGFRAYRLKVLEKIKTEFHGFEAESEIIVKAARENFKISFIDIPTIYGNQESKMKSIQAIKGFIKVLMI; encoded by the coding sequence TTGAACAGCTCAGAAAGAAAAATTAAAATTGTTGCGGTTATTCCGTTTTTTAATGAAAAAAAATTTGTATTTAATGTTGTCAGAAGGACTTTAAATTTTGTAGATTTTATTATAGCAATTGATGACGGTTCAACTGATAAATCTTCGGACTTATTGAATGATATTGAAAGAGTTATTTTAATTCGAAATGAAATGAATTTTGGAAAAGGATTTGCCCTTCAGAAAGGATTTGATAAAGCTGTTGAACTCAAATCCGACATAATTGTTACTCTTGACGCTGATGAGCAACACGAACCCGAACTTATTCCACTGTTCATTGAGGGCATTAAAAATTACGATATCGTTATCGGTAACAGATTGAATAACTTAAGAACTATGCCGCTTCATCGAAGATTAAGTAATAAGTTAACTTCGATTCTTCTTTCTAAAAAATTGGGAGTTGAAATAAAAGATAGTCAATGTGGGTTCCGAGCTTATCGTTTGAAAGTCCTTGAAAAAATTAAGACGGAATTTCATGGTTTTGAAGCTGAAAGCGAGATAATAGTGAAGGCAGCAAGAGAAAATTTTAAAATTAGTTTCATTGACATACCAACAATTTACGGAAATCAGGAGAGTAAAATGAAATCTATTCAGGCAATAAAAGGATTTATCAAAGTATTGATGATTTAA